In one Rhodothermales bacterium genomic region, the following are encoded:
- a CDS encoding S8 family serine peptidase translates to MNTSFERYSLFVAILTMVVLAFTGCANDTMTAVSDDAPQFDEVNFSKLRHAHLLDSNSDRMGKGGTAALREATVEPTDDSGLVLGTGGDATVDADVDLILGLRDDFDFTLEASKFLSRYKFLSRYKFLSRYAFNGMAVSVDQALLDEFLRQIESDPDVEWVEPDIFIGLPGQQGTSSNSHQKLPWGVERIGGVQSSTVSGDGDGQIMGVDLVVLDSGYPQHNINRTAATNYTESNWLYDMYGHGSHVAGTAGACDNNYGVVGVAPCLSIWSMKVLDDEGESEISTVVMALDRAIERKLANPGRPMVINMSFGATVGTTEYNALDLAVQAAIDAGITVVIAAGNEGIDASTITPAHVADAITVGAYDVYNRFAYFSNFGPMVDLQAPGVDILSTGNGQKGSWKGVLMSGTSTAAPHVAGAAALYLSQHPSASPAEVREALLANAVDIVHGAPVNTTTRSVWVGNF, encoded by the coding sequence ATGAACACTTCTTTCGAACGATACAGCCTCTTCGTCGCGATCCTGACGATGGTCGTCCTCGCCTTCACAGGCTGTGCGAACGACACAATGACCGCGGTCTCGGACGACGCACCGCAATTCGACGAAGTTAACTTCTCGAAACTGCGCCACGCGCATCTGCTCGACAGCAACTCGGATCGAATGGGCAAGGGTGGCACGGCGGCTCTTCGCGAAGCGACCGTCGAACCAACTGACGACTCGGGGCTCGTCCTCGGGACCGGCGGCGACGCGACCGTGGACGCCGATGTCGACCTCATTCTTGGCCTACGCGACGACTTCGACTTTACGCTTGAAGCCAGCAAGTTTCTGTCACGGTACAAATTCCTCTCACGCTATAAATTCCTGTCGCGCTACGCCTTCAACGGTATGGCGGTGTCCGTAGATCAGGCTCTTCTTGACGAATTCCTGCGCCAGATCGAATCAGACCCGGATGTCGAGTGGGTGGAGCCGGATATCTTCATCGGTCTCCCGGGTCAGCAGGGCACGTCGTCAAACTCGCACCAAAAGCTCCCCTGGGGTGTGGAGCGGATCGGCGGAGTCCAGAGCTCGACGGTGTCGGGGGACGGAGACGGCCAGATTATGGGAGTTGACCTTGTGGTTCTGGATTCAGGCTATCCGCAACATAACATCAATCGTACCGCGGCGACCAACTACACCGAGTCCAACTGGTTGTACGACATGTACGGCCACGGTTCACATGTGGCCGGTACGGCTGGCGCGTGCGACAACAACTACGGAGTTGTGGGTGTTGCACCGTGCCTTTCGATCTGGTCCATGAAGGTCCTCGATGACGAAGGAGAAAGCGAGATCTCAACGGTTGTCATGGCGCTCGACCGCGCCATCGAGCGAAAACTTGCAAATCCAGGACGACCGATGGTCATCAACATGAGCTTCGGCGCGACAGTCGGTACGACAGAGTACAACGCCCTGGACCTTGCCGTGCAGGCCGCCATCGATGCCGGAATCACGGTTGTGATTGCAGCCGGCAATGAAGGCATCGATGCTTCGACGATCACACCGGCCCACGTGGCGGACGCGATCACCGTCGGTGCGTACGATGTCTACAATCGTTTCGCCTACTTCTCAAACTTCGGACCTATGGTAGATCTGCAAGCTCCAGGCGTCGACATACTCTCTACCGGCAACGGTCAGAAAGGAAGTTGGAAGGGCGTCCTGATGAGCGGAACGTCCACGGCGGCCCCGCACGTCGCCGGAGCAGCAGCATTGTACCTCTCACAGCATCCGTCAGCGTCTCCAGCCGAGGTAAGAGAGGCGCTGCTGGCAAACGCGGTGGACATCGTCCACGGAGCTCCGGTCAATACAACAACCAGGTCCGTCTGGGTCGGCAACTTTTAG